In Mastigocladopsis repens PCC 10914, a single window of DNA contains:
- a CDS encoding tellurite resistance TerB family protein, with protein MGKYDKIFNSDKTLKESLSSDEAVAAIAVVTAAADSSLEEVDPDLLADILWGLEVFEEYSDDELLETLDKVIVLAEENGLGVLFKTANNVLTEDLLLDAYAAGVSVLVDEDELRIPKGKTTLLKKLQEALEIDDEEAKEIVDEVIAAFEEVEDEDFAEDEDETGLEDSSPNLYESPSGNFTLLIPVDVQQGGRVQTQEGLVNFSDDSGTLLRIDYYPLSSQKTEEIDSVGQEEYLRSLLLNKYVPQTIVANLPDAQVKYTEYLEDALEGAYFVLVDMPEGSKISKTGNNGTATKFNAYRGLLAFIYGDFLYVVSNQRSFLDGEKPGSVEEEAEGIKQNVLNFVDTIEFT; from the coding sequence ATGGGTAAATATGATAAGATTTTTAACTCAGATAAGACATTAAAAGAATCACTGAGTTCAGACGAAGCAGTAGCAGCGATCGCAGTTGTCACAGCTGCTGCTGATTCTTCATTGGAAGAGGTGGATCCAGACTTGTTAGCAGATATCCTCTGGGGACTCGAGGTTTTTGAAGAATACTCAGACGACGAGTTGTTAGAAACACTTGATAAAGTCATAGTCCTTGCAGAGGAAAATGGACTTGGAGTGCTATTTAAGACTGCAAATAATGTCCTGACAGAAGACTTATTGCTGGATGCTTATGCTGCGGGGGTGAGTGTACTTGTAGATGAAGATGAACTGCGTATTCCCAAAGGCAAAACGACTTTGCTCAAAAAGCTCCAGGAAGCCTTGGAAATTGACGATGAAGAAGCTAAAGAAATTGTAGATGAGGTCATCGCCGCCTTTGAAGAGGTAGAAGATGAAGACTTCGCAGAAGACGAGGATGAAACAGGACTTGAAGACTCAAGCCCAAACCTGTATGAGTCACCTTCCGGTAATTTTACACTCCTGATTCCAGTCGATGTTCAGCAAGGTGGTAGGGTTCAAACTCAAGAAGGGTTAGTCAACTTTTCTGATGACTCTGGCACTTTACTGAGAATCGATTATTACCCTCTTTCCTCACAAAAGACAGAGGAAATAGATTCTGTGGGACAGGAAGAATATCTGCGTTCACTTCTCCTTAATAAGTATGTGCCTCAAACAATTGTTGCTAATTTACCAGATGCTCAGGTAAAATATACCGAATATCTGGAAGACGCATTAGAGGGGGCTTACTTCGTGTTAGTTGATATGCCTGAAGGTTCAAAAATTTCCAAAACAGGAAATAACGGTACTGCGACTAAGTTCAATGCGTACCGAGGGCTTCTGGCATTTATCTATGGCGACTTTTTGTATGTCGTCAGCAACCAACGCAGCTTCTTGGATGGGGAAAAACCAGGTTCTGTTGAAGAAGAAGCTGAGGGTATCAAGCAGAATGTTTTAAATTTTGTTGATACCATCGAATTTACTTAG
- a CDS encoding cation diffusion facilitator family transporter, whose product MNGTQNRQKTQLLSITVCLLTGFLVTEWSVGLWSGSLSLQADAEHILSDIAALGISLFANWLAHQPAAGRATFGHRRIEILAALVNGLSLVAIAVVICWESVHRFGSPHGISGLPMLAVAVLGLIVNLLNMTLLHPHSHDDLNLRGAVLHIIADIASSLGVIFAAVTIHLWNWLWADAVMSLVVAGFTGLSALPLVRESLSILLEYAPKSIDPDVVEISLKSFPQVLQVEKLYVWRISREQVMLCAHLSVDCATVEERDRLLGQLQTHLEQSFGINEITLQLNNHKSWAAMPIHPLFKQDLVSMLSVENK is encoded by the coding sequence GTGAATGGAACTCAAAACAGGCAAAAAACTCAACTTTTATCAATAACTGTTTGTTTACTTACCGGGTTTTTGGTCACTGAATGGAGTGTCGGTTTGTGGAGTGGAAGTTTATCTCTACAGGCAGATGCAGAACACATTCTTTCTGATATAGCAGCCTTGGGAATATCGCTGTTTGCCAATTGGTTAGCACATCAACCTGCTGCTGGTCGGGCAACATTTGGACATCGCCGCATCGAAATTCTAGCGGCTTTGGTGAATGGTTTGAGTTTGGTTGCGATCGCTGTTGTGATTTGTTGGGAGTCTGTTCACCGCTTTGGCAGCCCTCATGGGATTTCTGGCTTGCCAATGTTAGCGGTAGCAGTGTTAGGTTTAATCGTCAATTTGCTCAACATGACTTTGCTGCATCCCCACTCTCATGACGACTTAAATCTACGCGGTGCTGTGCTTCATATCATCGCTGACATAGCTAGTTCTCTAGGGGTGATTTTTGCTGCTGTGACGATTCACCTGTGGAATTGGTTGTGGGCAGATGCAGTTATGAGCCTAGTAGTTGCTGGCTTTACGGGTTTAAGTGCTTTGCCACTTGTCCGCGAAAGTCTCTCAATTCTTTTAGAGTATGCACCAAAATCAATTGACCCGGATGTGGTGGAAATCTCTCTCAAATCTTTTCCTCAAGTTTTGCAGGTAGAAAAACTCTACGTTTGGAGAATTAGCAGGGAGCAGGTGATGCTTTGCGCTCATCTGAGTGTGGATTGTGCAACTGTTGAAGAACGCGATCGCCTGCTTGGGCAATTACAGACTCATCTGGAGCAAAGTTTTGGTATTAATGAGATAACTTTACAGCTAAATAACCACAAATCTTGGGCAGCAATGCCAATTCATCCTTTATTCAAGCAAGATTTAGTTTCAATGCTATCTGTAGAAAATAAATAA
- a CDS encoding argininosuccinate synthase, with product MGRAKKVVLAYSGGVDTSVCIPYLQHEWGVEEVITLAADLGQGDELDPVREKALKSGASESLVADVKESFVKDYAFAAIQANALYENRYPLSTALARPLIAKALVEAAEKYGADAIAHGCTGKGNDQVRFDVSIAALNPNLKILAPAREWGMSREETIAYGERYGIPSPVKKKSPYSIDRNLLGRSIEAGPLEDPTVEPLEEIYLMTKAIADTPDEPEYVEIGFIRGIPTTLNGEFKNPVDLIQQLNQVVGNHGVGRIDMIENRLVGIKSREIYEAPALLVLIQAHRDLESLTLTADVTHYKRGIEETYSQLIYNGLWYSPLKGALDAFIQKTQERVSGTVRVKLFKGNATIVGRSSDNSLYTPDLATYGAEDKFDHKAAEGFIYVWGLPTRIWSQQEKGR from the coding sequence ATGGGTCGCGCAAAGAAAGTTGTTTTGGCTTATTCCGGCGGTGTAGATACCTCAGTATGCATTCCCTACCTTCAGCATGAATGGGGTGTAGAGGAAGTCATTACCCTAGCTGCAGATTTGGGACAAGGGGATGAATTAGACCCTGTCAGAGAAAAAGCTCTGAAATCAGGTGCAAGTGAATCATTGGTGGCAGATGTCAAAGAAAGCTTTGTGAAAGATTACGCTTTTGCTGCAATTCAAGCAAACGCCCTCTATGAAAATCGCTATCCTCTGAGTACTGCCCTTGCCCGTCCATTGATTGCCAAGGCATTAGTAGAAGCAGCAGAAAAATACGGTGCTGATGCGATCGCTCACGGATGCACTGGCAAGGGGAACGACCAGGTGCGCTTTGATGTCTCTATTGCTGCCCTAAACCCCAATCTCAAGATACTTGCACCAGCACGGGAATGGGGAATGAGCCGTGAGGAAACCATCGCCTACGGGGAACGGTATGGCATTCCCTCGCCAGTGAAAAAAAAGTCTCCCTACAGCATAGACCGTAATTTGCTAGGTCGCAGCATTGAAGCAGGTCCTCTGGAAGATCCCACAGTGGAACCACTAGAAGAAATTTATTTAATGACGAAGGCGATCGCTGACACCCCAGACGAGCCAGAGTATGTTGAAATTGGTTTTATCAGAGGAATTCCTACCACCCTCAATGGTGAATTCAAGAACCCAGTTGATCTCATCCAACAACTTAACCAGGTGGTTGGGAATCATGGTGTCGGACGGATTGACATGATAGAAAACCGCTTGGTCGGTATCAAATCACGGGAAATTTATGAAGCGCCTGCTTTGCTGGTGTTAATTCAGGCACACCGAGATTTAGAAAGCCTAACTTTGACCGCAGATGTTACCCACTACAAGCGTGGTATTGAAGAAACTTACAGCCAATTAATCTACAACGGTCTGTGGTACAGTCCCCTAAAAGGTGCACTGGATGCCTTTATTCAAAAGACACAAGAGCGAGTGTCTGGAACTGTGCGAGTGAAACTTTTCAAAGGCAACGCTACCATAGTTGGGCGTAGTTCTGATAATTCTCTATACACTCCCGACTTGGCTACCTACGGTGCTGAGGATAAATTTGACCATAAGGCAGCCGAAGGTTTTATCTACGTTTGGGGACTACCAACGCGCATTTGGTCACAGCAGGAAAAGGGTAGATAA
- a CDS encoding glycosyltransferase family 2 protein gives MGNSVVGETVFFSVVIPTYNRKPILEKCLRALEAQKLSDVETHHGASVLGYEVVLVDDGSTDGTLEWLEARKDEFPHVRTFCQNHAGPAAARNLGVEKALGDTIIFIDSDLVVTENFLQAHANALEQGKQKFGGDRFFTYGAVINTCNFDQPTSEPYKLTDFSAAFFATGNVAIPKHWLEKAGLFDTRFQLYGWEDLELGVRLKNLGLKLIKCPDAVGYHWHPPFSLEQVPRLIDKEIQRGRMGVLFYQKHPTWEVRMMIQMTWLHRLLWGVLSLNGILNERTMAPFLQWLIKLGKPQLALEIARIFLNWYNVKGVYEAYAQIQKAT, from the coding sequence ATGGGCAATAGTGTTGTGGGTGAGACTGTGTTTTTTAGTGTTGTTATTCCAACTTACAATCGCAAGCCAATTTTGGAAAAGTGCCTCAGAGCCTTAGAGGCGCAGAAACTCAGCGATGTAGAGACGCACCATGGCGCGTCTGTGCTAGGTTACGAGGTTGTTTTGGTGGATGATGGTTCTACAGATGGCACATTAGAATGGTTGGAAGCACGTAAAGACGAGTTTCCCCATGTGCGAACGTTTTGTCAAAACCACGCTGGACCAGCTGCTGCGCGAAATTTGGGAGTAGAAAAGGCACTAGGGGACACTATTATTTTCATTGATAGTGATTTAGTCGTTACAGAAAATTTTCTGCAAGCTCATGCTAATGCACTAGAACAAGGAAAGCAGAAATTTGGAGGCGATCGCTTCTTTACCTATGGTGCGGTGATTAATACTTGTAATTTTGACCAACCCACATCTGAACCATATAAATTAACAGATTTTTCCGCCGCCTTTTTTGCCACAGGAAATGTAGCTATTCCTAAGCATTGGCTGGAGAAAGCAGGGCTTTTTGACACTCGTTTTCAACTCTATGGTTGGGAAGATTTAGAACTAGGTGTCAGACTCAAAAATCTGGGTTTAAAACTCATTAAATGTCCAGATGCCGTTGGGTATCACTGGCATCCTCCTTTTAGCTTAGAACAAGTTCCCCGCTTGATTGACAAAGAAATTCAGCGCGGACGTATGGGAGTTTTGTTTTATCAAAAGCACCCCACTTGGGAAGTGCGGATGATGATTCAAATGACTTGGTTGCATCGCTTGCTTTGGGGAGTTTTATCACTGAATGGCATCCTCAATGAACGTACAATGGCTCCATTTTTACAATGGCTCATTAAATTAGGTAAACCCCAGTTGGCGTTAGAAATTGCCCGAATTTTTCTTAACTGGTATAACGTCAAGGGTGTCTATGAAGCTTATGCCCAAATCCAAAAGGCAACCTGA